The following is a genomic window from Lactococcus carnosus.
TTTCACTGATGTTAGTAGATGACCATGAGATGGTTCGCTTGGGCTTATCTAGCTACCTGAATATGCAAGAGGATTTAGAAGTAGTCGCTGAAGCTGTCGATGGACTAGACGGCGTTAGAAAAGCAAAACAGTACAAGCCAGATGTGATTCTGATGGATCTTGTCATGGATAAGATGGACGGCATCGCGTCATCAAAAACCATCTTACAAGATAATCCAGAGATGAAGATTCTGATATTAACGAGTTTTCTAGATGATGAAAAAATATTTCCCGCGCTTGAAGCCGGAGTTAAAGGCTATATTTTGAAAACCTCTCAGGCGCATGAGATTGCAGAATCAGTGCGTAAGATTGCCATGGGTCAAGACGTTATTTCTGAGAGTGTTCGGGTCAAAATCTATGAAAAACAACATGCCAAACCAACCTTACACGATAGTCTAACTGCAAGAGAAGTAGAAGTACTAAAAGAAATTGCAAAAGGCTTATCCAACCAAGAAATAGGAGATACCTTATTTATTTCTCTGAAAACGGTCAAGACACATGTCTCTAATATATTAGCTAAATTACAAGTAGAGGATAGAACGCAGGCAGCAATTTATGCGATCAAGCACAAAATTGCCTGAACATGGTATACTATAATTATGGAAAATTTACTAAGTAGCGCTCAAGATATCAAAATTATTTTCTTTGATATTGACGACACCTTACGCGTTAAAGATACGGGATATATGCCTGAATCTGTTCATCGCGTCTTTGAGGCCCTTCGCCAAAAGGGGATTTTGACCGGCATCGCAACAGGTAGAAATTATTATGGGGTCATACCAGAAATAAAGGCACTCAAACCTGATTTTTTTGTCACAGCTAATGGGGCCTATGTGATTGATAAGGACCATGACGTCATCTATAATAATCCGCTACCTAAGCAGACGGTTGAAAGCCTGTTAGCTTGGCTCAGCTCTGTTGACAGTGATTATATTTTTTATGGCTCGGATAATGTGGTTGCATCAAGATGGTCCGAGGTGATTCAGGCTGCAATGGCACCAGTTTATGGTAAACTAGATGTTATACCTAATTATCATCAAACGCATGACATCTATCAGATGCTATCTATATCAGATCATGATGACACGCTTGTGCTGCCAGATGACTTAGCAGACAAAGTACGGATGGTCCGCTGGCATCCAAATTCA
Proteins encoded in this region:
- a CDS encoding response regulator transcription factor; the protein is MKKISLMLVDDHEMVRLGLSSYLNMQEDLEVVAEAVDGLDGVRKAKQYKPDVILMDLVMDKMDGIASSKTILQDNPEMKILILTSFLDDEKIFPALEAGVKGYILKTSQAHEIAESVRKIAMGQDVISESVRVKIYEKQHAKPTLHDSLTAREVEVLKEIAKGLSNQEIGDTLFISLKTVKTHVSNILAKLQVEDRTQAAIYAIKHKIA
- a CDS encoding Cof-type HAD-IIB family hydrolase, producing the protein MENLLSSAQDIKIIFFDIDDTLRVKDTGYMPESVHRVFEALRQKGILTGIATGRNYYGVIPEIKALKPDFFVTANGAYVIDKDHDVIYNNPLPKQTVESLLAWLSSVDSDYIFYGSDNVVASRWSEVIQAAMAPVYGKLDVIPNYHQTHDIYQMLSISDHDDTLVLPDDLADKVRMVRWHPNSCDIVALNGSKADGVSHILASLGLSPKQVMNFGDELNDLELFKFGGLSVAMKVSHPDILAVADYVTDTVENDGIEKALKTLAIL